One window of the Perca fluviatilis chromosome 5, GENO_Pfluv_1.0, whole genome shotgun sequence genome contains the following:
- the LOC120559223 gene encoding probable G-protein coupled receptor 153 isoform X2: MVDEVPTMKDDVINANTLAWLVCSGVSILANTWSILSVSAKQKKWKPLEFLICTLAGTHILNMAIPITMYCVITLRRQHSNYEWNEGLCKMFVSTFYTLTLVTCFSVTSLSYHRMWMVRWPVNYRLSNTKKQAVHTVMGIWMVSFILSTLPAVGWHDTIDRFYTSDCRFIVTEIGLGFGVCFLLLIGGSVAMGVICIGIALFQTFSIQAGHKADKNKFNVPTIVVEDAQGKRRSSIDGSEPLKTSLQITYLISGIVFIYDFLTGFPILVVSFASLKFDRSYNWMVLCVLWCSIAQSILLPMFLWACDRYRADIRMVWEKCVAIMSNDDVDEEGLPCITHHSFVRTEWNVPPTRRFSHDETDMWTSDRIPSYLHRWGSTEDMIVTAHYSSTLPRRERRRNSLVSYHEESHHPHHPHRKRRRSEDSMHSLKHLPRVVCGGEHYEDELRCFSRDEVINFIDETPLPSPRKSPRRASTISFIPDVYEQSTVILPHFLLTDFEREPQALRRLSEHKRSSSRCNTPEASPKPDRPAGKQSPGPCGSGKGCREREGKQQCEVGSPGRSQQTPGHSACRPRTGSEARAGARADWGHQKHLCKGESKGSTNSFVRTPSASSSGYITFHSDSVGSTT, from the exons ATGGTGGATGAGGTACCCACCATGAAGGATGACGTGATCAACGCCAACACGCTGGCTTGGCTGGTCTGCTCGGGCGTGTCCATCCTGGCCAACACTTGGAGCATCCTTAGCGTCAGTGCCAAGCAGAAAAAGTGGAAGCCGCTGGAGTTCCTTATCTGCACCCTGGCAGGCACGCACATCCTCAACATGGCCATCCCCATCACCATGTACTGTGTCATAACGCTGCGCCGTCAGCACTCCAACTACGAGTGGAACGAGGGTCTGTGCAAGATGTTTGTCTCCACCTTCTACACTCTCACATTGGTCACTTGCTTCTCCGTCACCTCGCTCTCTTATCACCGCATGTGGATGGTGCGCTGGCCTGTGAACTACAG GTTGAGTAACACCAAGAAGCAGGCAGTGCACACAGTGATGGGCATCTGGATGGTCTCCTTCATCCTGTCCACGCTTCCAGCAGTGGGTTGGCACGACACCATCGACCGCTTCTACACCTCTGACTGCCGATTTATTGTAACAGAGATTGGTCTGGGCTTCGGTGTGTGCTTTCTGCTGCTGATCGGTGGCAGCGTAGCCATGGGTGTGATCTGCATCGGCATCGCTCTCTTCCAGACCTTCTCCATTCAGGCAGGCCACAAGGCTGACAAGAACAAGTTCAACGTCCCCACCATAGTGGTGGAGGACGCCCAGGGGAAGCGCAGATCATCCATCGATGGATCGGAGCCACTCAAGACGTCACTGCAGATCACCTACCTGATCAGTGGAATCGTCTTTATCTACGATTTCCTGACTGGCTTCCCCATACTG GTGGTAAGCTTTGCCAGTCTGAAGTTTGACCGCTCCTACAACTGGatggtgttgtgtgtgctgtggtgcTCCATTGCCCAGTCCATCCTGCTGCCCATGTTCCTCTGGGCTTGTGACCGCTATCGGGCTGACATCCGCATGGTGTGGGAGAAGTGCGTCGCCATCATGTCCAATGACGACGTGGATGAGG AGGGCTTGCCATGTATAACTCATCACAGTT TTGTCAGAACAGAATGGAAT GTGCCCCCTACAAGAAGATTCTCCCACGACGAAACCGACATGTGGACCAGCGACCGGATCCCCTCATACCTTCACCGATGGGGCTCCACCGAGGACATGATAGTGACTGCCCACTACAGCTCCACCTTGCCGCGCCGCGAGAGGCGCAGGAACAGCCTGGTCTCTTACCACGAGGAGAGCCACCATCCCCATCACCCGCATCGAAAGCGGCGACGCTCTGAGGATAGTATGCACTCCCTCAAGCACCTGCCACGCGTGGTTTGTGGTGGGGAGCACTATGAGGACGAACTGCGGTGTTTTAGCCGCGACGAGGTGATCAACTTTATAGATGAGACGCCGCTGCCGAGCCCCAGGAAGAGCCCACGGCGCGCATCAACCATCTCATTTATCCCCGATGTGTATGAACAGAGCACAGTCATCCTTCCTCACTTCCTGCTCACAGACTTTGAGCGTGAGCCTCAAGCGCTCAGGCGGCTCTCAGAACACAAAAGGAGCAGCAGTCGGTGCAACACGCCCGAGGCTTCCCCCAAACCAGACAGACCTGCCGGAAAGCAGAGCCCTGGGCCGTGTGGCTCTGGTAAAGGCTGTCGGGAGCGAGAGGGGAAACAGCAGTGTGAAGTGGGATCACCTGGGCGCAGCCAGCAGACTCCAGGGCACTCTGCCTGTAGGCCCAGGACAGGCAGTGAAGCCAGGGCTGGAGCTAGAGCTGACTGGGGGCATCAGAAGCACCTGTGCAAGGGCGAGAGTAAAGGAAGCACAAACAGTTTTGTAAGGACACCCTCTGCATCGTCCTCAGGATACATCACCTTTCACTCTGATTCTGTCGGCTCCACCACCTAA
- the her3 gene encoding hairy-related 3, translated as MVATTDCIEKSKPIAGNRVSKPLMEKKRRARINKCLDQLKSLLESYYSSSIRKRKLEKADILELTVKHLRNIQKIQCCTAAASEFSDYQTGFRSCMANVNQYLLMADNLNGSDSWMLSQLSSKLCRSRGREEVFSTKDSSRGQAAETQDEVRILLPSAAGPEERKTAKSKTLKPLSASTSPCLPSEDARQSSRTKLTVPVAALRQSTHEKSLSNKICPPVSYRNEVAKPQHNVWRPW; from the exons ATGGTGGCGACGACAGACTGCATAGAAAAGTCCAAACCCATCGCTGGAAACAGG gtatCCAAACCACTCATGGAAAAGAAACGAAGAGCTCGCATTAACAAGTGTTTGGACCAGTTAAAATCTCTTCTGGAGAGCTACTACAGCAGTAGT aTTCGAAAGCGCAAACTGGAAAAGGCCGACATCTTGGAGCTTACTGTGAAACATCTAAGGAACATCCAAAAGATCCAGTGTT GCACTGCCGCTGCTTCCGAGTTCTCTGATTATCAAACTGGTTTTCGCAGTTGCATGGCAAACGTCAACCAGTATTTGCTGATGGCCGACAACTTGAACGGGAGCGACAGCTGGATGTTATCGCAGCTTTCCAGTAAACTCTGTCGCTCTCGGGGACGGGAGGAAGTCTTCAGCACCAAGGACAGCAGCCGGGGCCAAGCAGCAGAGACACAGGATGAGGTGCGGATACTTCTTCCATCGGCAGCTGGGCCTGAGGAAAGAAAAACGGCCAAATCTAAAACTCTGAAACCGCTTAGTGCAAGCACGTCTCCTTGTTTACCGAGCGAAGACGCACGACAGTCATCTAGAACCAAACTGACTGTCCCTGTTGCGGCACTCAGACAAAGTACTCATGAAAAAAGTTTAAGTAACAAGATATGTCCCCCTGTCAGTTACAGGAATGAAGTTGCAAAACCTCAGCACAATGTCTGGCGGCCTTGGTAA
- the LOC120559223 gene encoding probable G-protein coupled receptor 153 isoform X1, with amino-acid sequence MVDEVPTMKDDVINANTLAWLVCSGVSILANTWSILSVSAKQKKWKPLEFLICTLAGTHILNMAIPITMYCVITLRRQHSNYEWNEGLCKMFVSTFYTLTLVTCFSVTSLSYHRMWMVRWPVNYRLSNTKKQAVHTVMGIWMVSFILSTLPAVGWHDTIDRFYTSDCRFIVTEIGLGFGVCFLLLIGGSVAMGVICIGIALFQTFSIQAGHKADKNKFNVPTIVVEDAQGKRRSSIDGSEPLKTSLQITYLISGIVFIYDFLTGFPILVVSFASLKFDRSYNWMVLCVLWCSIAQSILLPMFLWACDRYRADIRMVWEKCVAIMSNDDVDEENSQDGGIHADLIYDRPYDYSSAPEIVTVDRNAKYEFSTLERGVPQGYPLREQQEDKMQYLQVPPTRRFSHDETDMWTSDRIPSYLHRWGSTEDMIVTAHYSSTLPRRERRRNSLVSYHEESHHPHHPHRKRRRSEDSMHSLKHLPRVVCGGEHYEDELRCFSRDEVINFIDETPLPSPRKSPRRASTISFIPDVYEQSTVILPHFLLTDFEREPQALRRLSEHKRSSSRCNTPEASPKPDRPAGKQSPGPCGSGKGCREREGKQQCEVGSPGRSQQTPGHSACRPRTGSEARAGARADWGHQKHLCKGESKGSTNSFVRTPSASSSGYITFHSDSVGSTT; translated from the exons ATGGTGGATGAGGTACCCACCATGAAGGATGACGTGATCAACGCCAACACGCTGGCTTGGCTGGTCTGCTCGGGCGTGTCCATCCTGGCCAACACTTGGAGCATCCTTAGCGTCAGTGCCAAGCAGAAAAAGTGGAAGCCGCTGGAGTTCCTTATCTGCACCCTGGCAGGCACGCACATCCTCAACATGGCCATCCCCATCACCATGTACTGTGTCATAACGCTGCGCCGTCAGCACTCCAACTACGAGTGGAACGAGGGTCTGTGCAAGATGTTTGTCTCCACCTTCTACACTCTCACATTGGTCACTTGCTTCTCCGTCACCTCGCTCTCTTATCACCGCATGTGGATGGTGCGCTGGCCTGTGAACTACAG GTTGAGTAACACCAAGAAGCAGGCAGTGCACACAGTGATGGGCATCTGGATGGTCTCCTTCATCCTGTCCACGCTTCCAGCAGTGGGTTGGCACGACACCATCGACCGCTTCTACACCTCTGACTGCCGATTTATTGTAACAGAGATTGGTCTGGGCTTCGGTGTGTGCTTTCTGCTGCTGATCGGTGGCAGCGTAGCCATGGGTGTGATCTGCATCGGCATCGCTCTCTTCCAGACCTTCTCCATTCAGGCAGGCCACAAGGCTGACAAGAACAAGTTCAACGTCCCCACCATAGTGGTGGAGGACGCCCAGGGGAAGCGCAGATCATCCATCGATGGATCGGAGCCACTCAAGACGTCACTGCAGATCACCTACCTGATCAGTGGAATCGTCTTTATCTACGATTTCCTGACTGGCTTCCCCATACTG GTGGTAAGCTTTGCCAGTCTGAAGTTTGACCGCTCCTACAACTGGatggtgttgtgtgtgctgtggtgcTCCATTGCCCAGTCCATCCTGCTGCCCATGTTCCTCTGGGCTTGTGACCGCTATCGGGCTGACATCCGCATGGTGTGGGAGAAGTGCGTCGCCATCATGTCCAATGACGACGTGGATGAGG AAAACAGCCAAGATGGAGGAATTCATGCCGACTTAATATATGACAGACCATATGACTATAGCTCGGCGCCTGAAATCGTGACGGTAGACCGTAATGCCAAGTATGAGTTCTCAACCTTAGAAAGGGGGGTCCCGCAGGGGTATCCATTGAGGGAACAACAGGAAGATAAAATGCAGTATTTGCAG GTGCCCCCTACAAGAAGATTCTCCCACGACGAAACCGACATGTGGACCAGCGACCGGATCCCCTCATACCTTCACCGATGGGGCTCCACCGAGGACATGATAGTGACTGCCCACTACAGCTCCACCTTGCCGCGCCGCGAGAGGCGCAGGAACAGCCTGGTCTCTTACCACGAGGAGAGCCACCATCCCCATCACCCGCATCGAAAGCGGCGACGCTCTGAGGATAGTATGCACTCCCTCAAGCACCTGCCACGCGTGGTTTGTGGTGGGGAGCACTATGAGGACGAACTGCGGTGTTTTAGCCGCGACGAGGTGATCAACTTTATAGATGAGACGCCGCTGCCGAGCCCCAGGAAGAGCCCACGGCGCGCATCAACCATCTCATTTATCCCCGATGTGTATGAACAGAGCACAGTCATCCTTCCTCACTTCCTGCTCACAGACTTTGAGCGTGAGCCTCAAGCGCTCAGGCGGCTCTCAGAACACAAAAGGAGCAGCAGTCGGTGCAACACGCCCGAGGCTTCCCCCAAACCAGACAGACCTGCCGGAAAGCAGAGCCCTGGGCCGTGTGGCTCTGGTAAAGGCTGTCGGGAGCGAGAGGGGAAACAGCAGTGTGAAGTGGGATCACCTGGGCGCAGCCAGCAGACTCCAGGGCACTCTGCCTGTAGGCCCAGGACAGGCAGTGAAGCCAGGGCTGGAGCTAGAGCTGACTGGGGGCATCAGAAGCACCTGTGCAAGGGCGAGAGTAAAGGAAGCACAAACAGTTTTGTAAGGACACCCTCTGCATCGTCCTCAGGATACATCACCTTTCACTCTGATTCTGTCGGCTCCACCACCTAA